One region of Desulfovibrio sp. genomic DNA includes:
- a CDS encoding alpha/beta hydrolase family protein, which produces MGFRTLGQWDPESGLRLDVNLWYPSVRPARDIQYGPWEISAARGGKPVDGRFPLILLSHDTAGSRFSYHDTAAWLAASGFVVAAPTHPGDNTDNMDLLLTWQQLSNRVRELSSLIPLLLNDPESEPSIDPERIGVLGFGAGGTAALLLGGALPDCEGWRTYCAQAGKQDMYCNTWARNRMDGLCQSLPLTKSLADTRVKAVAAVAPGFGMLFNRDSFRWFYPPLLLMAASNDRLNNTALHARRIYDMAGKKSRWLVLDKADAGALMAPCPPSLEVELPELCRSVSDENRKSIHKNMFAALSEFFLHYLGNSVNLPHIPQPPDLSPPLPPKPEPAPAPAQPAKRNRAK; this is translated from the coding sequence GTGGGTTTTCGTACCCTTGGGCAATGGGACCCCGAAAGCGGCCTGCGCCTTGACGTAAACCTTTGGTATCCCTCGGTGCGGCCTGCGCGCGACATCCAGTACGGCCCTTGGGAAATCTCCGCTGCCCGTGGGGGCAAGCCCGTGGACGGGCGCTTTCCGCTTATCCTGCTTTCGCACGATACCGCAGGATCACGCTTTTCGTATCACGATACCGCCGCGTGGCTGGCAGCCAGCGGTTTTGTGGTGGCCGCGCCTACCCACCCCGGCGACAATACCGACAATATGGATCTTCTGCTGACCTGGCAGCAACTGTCCAACAGGGTGCGCGAACTTTCCAGTCTTATCCCCCTTCTGCTCAATGATCCTGAGTCCGAACCCTCCATTGACCCCGAGCGTATCGGCGTGCTGGGGTTCGGCGCTGGCGGCACGGCCGCCCTGCTGCTGGGCGGCGCGCTGCCCGACTGCGAAGGCTGGCGCACTTACTGCGCCCAGGCGGGCAAGCAGGACATGTATTGCAATACCTGGGCGCGCAACCGCATGGACGGCCTTTGCCAGAGCCTGCCCCTGACCAAAAGTCTCGCCGACACGCGCGTCAAAGCTGTGGCCGCTGTGGCTCCGGGTTTTGGCATGCTTTTCAACCGCGACTCTTTCCGCTGGTTTTACCCACCCCTGCTGCTCATGGCCGCCTCCAACGACCGGCTGAACAATACCGCCCTGCACGCCCGCCGCATTTATGACATGGCTGGCAAAAAATCCCGCTGGCTGGTGCTGGACAAGGCCGACGCAGGGGCGCTCATGGCCCCCTGCCCACCCTCGCTGGAGGTGGAACTGCCCGAACTTTGCCGTTCTGTCAGCGATGAGAACAGAAAAAGCATCCACAAAAACATGTTTGCGGCTTTAAGCGAGTTTTTTCTCCATTATCTGGGGAACAGCGTTAACCTTCCGCATATTCCGCAGCCACCCGACCTTAGCCCGCCCCTGCCGCCCAAGCCCGAACCCGCGCCTGCTCCGGCACAGCCCGCAAAACGCAACCGTGCAAAATAA